The following coding sequences are from one Arthrobacter sp. 24S4-2 window:
- a CDS encoding helix-hairpin-helix domain-containing protein has product MSPRNAEAGVPAAASRARRRLAATLGPDSGGGGPQAAPGESVAAGGGILEHGAGDPGGQSFTYDGGATGDSDGVTSPSTGGESAPARFRWRTGVRVAVLLGVLGLFLGGWFWWDVAASSPQVTPLSDVRSPEGSAQPDDGAAAPQGGSGEPPSGVPAAGGTPGAKIVVHVAGAVNAAGVVELPQGSRVHEAIAAAGGSTAAADLNRLNLAAVLADGQKIHVPEIGEAVDEAAGVPSDGPAAGGTGSGGSADGGAKIDLNSATAEELGALPRVGPVLAQRIIDWRKEHGRFSTVEELDAVDGVGPKMLETLLPLVSVS; this is encoded by the coding sequence ATGTCACCCCGGAACGCGGAAGCGGGAGTCCCTGCCGCGGCCAGCCGTGCCAGGCGGCGTCTGGCGGCCACTCTTGGACCGGACAGCGGCGGCGGCGGCCCGCAGGCGGCACCGGGAGAGTCTGTTGCCGCCGGTGGCGGCATTCTGGAGCACGGCGCTGGAGATCCGGGAGGACAGAGTTTCACGTACGACGGGGGCGCCACGGGAGATAGCGACGGAGTCACCTCACCGTCAACCGGCGGTGAGTCCGCTCCCGCGCGGTTCAGGTGGCGCACGGGGGTGCGGGTGGCCGTTTTGCTGGGGGTCCTGGGTCTCTTCCTTGGGGGCTGGTTCTGGTGGGACGTTGCCGCCAGCAGTCCCCAGGTAACGCCCCTGAGCGACGTCCGCAGCCCGGAGGGCAGCGCGCAGCCGGACGATGGCGCTGCCGCTCCGCAGGGAGGCTCCGGTGAGCCACCCAGCGGCGTACCGGCTGCGGGCGGTACGCCCGGTGCGAAGATCGTGGTGCACGTCGCCGGCGCGGTCAACGCGGCGGGCGTGGTGGAACTGCCGCAGGGAAGCCGCGTGCATGAGGCCATCGCGGCGGCCGGCGGCAGTACGGCGGCGGCTGACCTGAACCGGCTGAATCTCGCCGCTGTCCTGGCCGACGGGCAGAAGATCCACGTTCCGGAGATTGGCGAAGCAGTCGATGAGGCGGCCGGTGTTCCGTCTGACGGTCCGGCAGCGGGCGGTACGGGTTCCGGCGGCTCGGCGGACGGCGGCGCCAAGATCGACCTGAACTCCGCCACGGCAGAGGAACTCGGAGCATTGCCCAGGGTGGGGCCGGTTCTCGCCCAGCGCATCATTGACTGGCGCAAGGAGCACGGGCGGTTCAGCACCGTGGAGGAACTCGATGCCGTGGACGGCGTGGGGCCCAAGATGCTGGAAACTCTGCTTCCCCTGGTGAGCGTGTCCTGA
- a CDS encoding DegV family protein, with the protein MNDREPAGWPWLRERLVRLRQSSRTGVAPGATADAGLPAVVVRTAVVTDSAAALPAEWVKDFAAGGRLTVVPMPVMVGEEIYGEGEDDITDIIAVALATGRPVKTSRPSPGQFEHAYLAALRHGFEAVVSVHISGALSGTADSARLAATRVGIPVEVIDSKTVGMALGMGVQSAVVAAADGRPAAEVRQFAEERMDRTRVYFYVPSLEQLRRGGRIGAAASMWGTMFAIKPILAVVDGKIVPLEKVRSAARAVARLEEIVVADAAARPAGQARLAVHHFGNPGGASELAARLAAALPEAPPAQISSLPAVLAAHAGLGVLAVIVGESSTPQPGPARDGH; encoded by the coding sequence GTGAATGACCGGGAACCGGCCGGTTGGCCGTGGTTGAGGGAGCGGCTGGTCCGCCTGCGCCAGTCCTCCCGAACGGGAGTTGCACCGGGGGCGACGGCAGACGCCGGGCTGCCCGCCGTCGTCGTACGCACCGCAGTGGTTACCGACTCGGCCGCCGCCCTGCCCGCGGAGTGGGTGAAGGACTTCGCCGCCGGCGGGAGGCTGACCGTCGTTCCCATGCCTGTGATGGTGGGGGAGGAGATCTACGGCGAAGGCGAAGACGACATCACCGACATCATCGCCGTGGCGCTGGCCACCGGAAGGCCCGTCAAGACGTCACGGCCATCGCCCGGCCAGTTCGAGCACGCGTATCTGGCAGCGCTGCGCCACGGCTTCGAAGCGGTGGTTTCCGTTCATATCTCCGGTGCTCTCTCAGGCACTGCGGACTCCGCCCGGCTCGCGGCAACACGGGTGGGAATCCCGGTGGAAGTCATCGATTCGAAAACCGTGGGCATGGCGCTGGGCATGGGTGTGCAGAGTGCCGTCGTAGCGGCCGCTGACGGGCGCCCGGCGGCGGAAGTGCGCCAGTTCGCGGAAGAACGGATGGACCGCACCAGGGTGTACTTCTACGTTCCCAGCCTGGAGCAGCTGCGCCGCGGCGGCAGGATCGGGGCGGCCGCGTCCATGTGGGGCACCATGTTCGCCATCAAACCGATCCTTGCCGTGGTTGACGGGAAGATCGTTCCGCTGGAGAAGGTCCGGTCAGCGGCGAGGGCCGTGGCGCGCCTTGAGGAAATTGTGGTCGCGGACGCCGCGGCTCGGCCGGCGGGGCAGGCACGGCTTGCGGTCCACCATTTCGGCAACCCCGGCGGGGCAAGCGAGCTCGCTGCCCGGCTGGCAGCCGCGCTTCCCGAGGCACCACCGGCGCAGATCAGTTCCCTTCCAGCCGTACTTGCCGCCCACGCGGGTTTGGGCGTCCTTGCCGTGATCGTTGGCGAAAGCAGCACGCCGCAGCCGGGCCCCGCGCGCGACGGCCACTGA
- the leuS gene encoding leucine--tRNA ligase: MSVQPETETGTAAVATEGPEEGAYSFAAMEAKWPQVWEDLKVFTPVDDGSRERRYVLDMFPYPSGDLHMGHAEAFAMGDVVARYLRQKGYDVLHPIGWDSFGLPAENAAIKRNAHPSEWTYANIDTQAASFKRYAISADWSRRLHTSDPEYYRWTQWLFKRFYQKGLAYRKDSPVNWCPKDQTVLANEQVVNGACERCGTVVTKKSLNQWYFKITEYADRLLDDMDELRGHWPERVLAMQKNWIGRSEGAHVNFVIEADGDKPAKDVTVFTTRPDTLYGATFFVVAADAPLAVELVTEEHAAALDAYREQVKALSEIERQSTEREKTGVFTGRYAINPLNGEKLPVWAADYVLADYGTGAIMAVPAHDQRDLDFAKTFELPVRAVLDTGEDDPAVTGKATAGEGTLINSGVLDGLPKTEAIPAAIAMLERQGTGEKFVNFRLRDWLLSRQRFWGTPIPIIHCPACGEVPVPDEQLPVTLPADLRGEDLSPKGTSPLAAAEAWVNVECPNCHGAAKRDTDTMDTFVDSSWYFLRFVSPQFTEGPFDPAKINEWMPVGQYVGGVEHAILHLLYARFFTKVIHDLGMIDADEPFSALLNQGQVLNGGKAMSKSLGNGVDLGEQLDKYGVDAVRLTMIFASPPEDDVDWADVSPSGSAKFLARAWRLAQDVTSAPGADTAAGDRALRSVTHRTIADAATLLDNNKFNVVVAKLMELVNATRKTIDADSGAGAADPAVREAAEAVAVILSLFAPYTAEDMWNTLGHPVSVANAGWPAHDEALLVQDTVTAVVQVQGKVRDRLEVSPEIGEDELRELALASENVQRALDGRGIRTVIVRAPKLVNIVPA, translated from the coding sequence GTGAGCGTTCAGCCGGAGACAGAGACCGGAACAGCAGCAGTCGCGACGGAAGGCCCCGAGGAGGGCGCCTACAGCTTCGCCGCGATGGAGGCCAAATGGCCGCAGGTGTGGGAAGACCTCAAGGTGTTCACCCCCGTTGACGACGGCTCGCGCGAGCGCCGCTATGTCCTCGACATGTTCCCTTACCCTTCAGGTGACCTGCACATGGGCCACGCGGAAGCGTTTGCCATGGGCGACGTCGTCGCGCGGTATCTGCGCCAAAAGGGCTACGACGTACTGCACCCGATTGGCTGGGACTCGTTCGGGCTCCCTGCGGAGAACGCAGCGATCAAGCGCAACGCCCACCCCAGTGAGTGGACCTACGCGAACATCGACACGCAGGCCGCCTCCTTTAAGCGCTACGCCATCTCGGCCGACTGGTCACGGCGGCTGCACACCTCGGACCCGGAGTACTACCGCTGGACCCAGTGGCTGTTCAAGCGCTTCTACCAGAAGGGCCTGGCCTACCGGAAGGATTCCCCGGTCAACTGGTGCCCCAAGGACCAGACGGTGCTGGCCAACGAACAGGTGGTTAACGGGGCCTGTGAGCGCTGCGGCACCGTCGTGACCAAGAAGTCCCTGAACCAGTGGTACTTCAAGATCACCGAGTACGCCGACCGCCTCCTGGACGACATGGATGAGCTGCGCGGCCACTGGCCCGAGCGTGTCCTGGCCATGCAGAAGAACTGGATCGGCCGGTCCGAAGGCGCCCACGTCAACTTCGTTATCGAGGCCGACGGCGATAAGCCGGCCAAGGATGTCACCGTCTTCACCACGCGACCGGACACCCTCTACGGTGCCACTTTCTTCGTCGTTGCAGCCGACGCCCCGCTGGCCGTCGAACTGGTGACCGAAGAGCACGCCGCTGCCCTGGACGCCTACCGCGAACAGGTCAAGGCGCTGTCCGAAATCGAACGCCAGTCCACGGAGCGCGAAAAGACCGGCGTCTTCACCGGCCGCTACGCCATCAACCCGCTGAACGGCGAGAAGCTGCCCGTCTGGGCCGCGGACTATGTACTGGCCGACTACGGCACGGGCGCCATCATGGCCGTCCCGGCGCACGACCAGCGCGACCTCGACTTCGCCAAGACCTTCGAGCTGCCCGTCCGCGCGGTGCTGGACACCGGCGAGGACGATCCCGCGGTTACCGGCAAGGCCACGGCCGGGGAGGGAACGCTGATCAACTCCGGCGTCCTGGACGGCCTGCCGAAGACCGAGGCCATCCCGGCCGCCATCGCCATGCTGGAGAGACAGGGCACCGGCGAAAAGTTCGTCAACTTCCGGCTGCGCGACTGGCTGCTCAGCCGCCAGCGGTTCTGGGGCACGCCCATCCCGATCATCCACTGCCCTGCCTGCGGTGAGGTTCCCGTGCCGGACGAGCAGCTGCCTGTCACGCTGCCGGCCGACCTGCGCGGCGAGGACCTGTCCCCGAAGGGCACGTCTCCGCTGGCCGCCGCCGAAGCCTGGGTCAACGTTGAGTGCCCCAACTGCCACGGAGCTGCCAAACGCGACACCGACACCATGGACACGTTCGTTGACTCGTCCTGGTACTTCCTGCGGTTTGTCTCGCCGCAGTTCACCGAAGGGCCCTTCGACCCGGCCAAGATCAACGAATGGATGCCCGTTGGGCAGTACGTGGGCGGCGTGGAACACGCCATCCTGCACCTGCTTTACGCACGGTTCTTCACCAAGGTGATCCACGACCTCGGCATGATCGACGCCGACGAGCCGTTCAGCGCCCTGCTCAACCAGGGCCAGGTCCTCAACGGGGGCAAGGCCATGAGCAAGTCCCTGGGCAACGGTGTTGACCTCGGCGAGCAGCTGGACAAATACGGCGTCGACGCCGTGCGCCTGACCATGATCTTCGCCTCCCCGCCGGAGGACGACGTCGACTGGGCGGATGTTTCGCCGTCGGGCTCCGCGAAGTTCCTGGCCCGCGCCTGGCGGCTGGCGCAGGACGTCACCAGCGCACCCGGGGCGGACACCGCAGCGGGCGACCGCGCCCTGCGCTCGGTCACGCACCGCACCATCGCCGACGCCGCGACGCTGCTGGACAACAACAAGTTCAACGTGGTGGTGGCCAAGCTGATGGAGCTGGTCAACGCAACCCGCAAAACTATAGATGCAGACTCCGGCGCCGGGGCCGCAGATCCTGCGGTCCGCGAAGCCGCGGAAGCCGTCGCCGTGATCCTCAGCCTCTTCGCTCCGTACACCGCCGAGGACATGTGGAACACGCTGGGGCACCCGGTTTCCGTGGCGAACGCCGGCTGGCCCGCGCACGACGAAGCGCTCCTGGTTCAGGACACGGTGACCGCCGTTGTCCAGGTGCAGGGCAAGGTCCGCGATCGCCTCGAAGTCTCTCCGGAGATCGGCGAGGACGAGCTGCGCGAGCTGGCCCTCGCATCGGAGAACGTCCAGCGGGCCCTCGACGGGCGCGGGATCCGCACGGTCATCGTGCGTGCCCCTAAACTGGTCAACATCGTCCCGGCTTAG
- the glpK gene encoding glycerol kinase GlpK, which produces MNQYVIAIDQGTTSTRAIVFDHSGSIVSSGQMEHEQIFPQAGWVEHDPAQIWNNTREVIASALSKANLTRHDIAAVGITNQRETAVVWDKTTGKAVYNAIVWQDTRTQDIVDELAKDGGPERFKQKVGLPLATYFSGTKIKWILDNVEGARAKAEAGDLLFGNTDCWVLWNLTGGVDGGVHVTDVTNASRTMFMDLESLSWDQEILDAFGVPASMMPAIKSSSEVYGNVHTSQLLREVPVSGILGDQQAATFGQAAFEAGEAKNTYGTGCFLIFNTGEEIVHSKNGLLTTVGYKLGDAAPHYALEGSIAVTGSLIQWLRDNLGLISSAPEVETLAAAVQDNGGVYIVPAFSGLFAPYWRSDARGAIVGLTRFVNKNHIARAALEATAFQTREVLDAVNADSGVPLTELKVDGGMVANDALMQFQADILGVPVIRPKVVETTALGAAYAAGLAVGFWKDLGECSANWSEDKRWEPQMEAPERDRQMRLWKKAVTKSMDWVDEDVK; this is translated from the coding sequence ATGAACCAGTACGTAATCGCCATCGATCAGGGCACCACCAGCACGCGCGCCATCGTCTTCGACCACAGCGGCAGCATCGTCTCCTCCGGTCAGATGGAGCACGAGCAGATCTTCCCGCAGGCCGGCTGGGTGGAGCACGACCCCGCCCAAATCTGGAACAACACACGCGAGGTCATCGCCTCGGCCTTGTCCAAGGCGAACCTGACCCGTCACGACATTGCCGCCGTCGGCATCACCAACCAGCGTGAAACAGCCGTCGTATGGGACAAGACAACGGGCAAGGCCGTCTACAACGCGATCGTCTGGCAGGACACCCGCACCCAGGACATCGTGGATGAACTGGCCAAGGACGGCGGCCCCGAGCGGTTCAAGCAGAAGGTGGGGCTGCCCCTGGCCACCTACTTCTCCGGCACCAAGATCAAGTGGATCCTGGACAACGTGGAAGGCGCCCGCGCCAAGGCCGAAGCCGGCGATTTGCTCTTCGGCAACACCGACTGCTGGGTGCTGTGGAACCTCACCGGCGGAGTGGACGGCGGCGTGCATGTCACTGACGTCACCAACGCGTCCCGCACCATGTTCATGGACCTGGAATCCCTGTCCTGGGACCAGGAGATCCTGGACGCCTTCGGTGTTCCGGCCTCCATGATGCCCGCCATCAAGTCCTCCTCCGAGGTCTACGGCAACGTCCACACCTCCCAGCTGCTGCGGGAAGTGCCGGTTTCCGGAATCCTCGGCGACCAGCAGGCGGCCACCTTCGGCCAGGCGGCGTTTGAGGCCGGCGAGGCCAAGAACACCTACGGCACGGGCTGCTTCCTGATCTTCAACACGGGTGAGGAAATCGTCCACTCCAAGAACGGGCTCCTGACCACTGTGGGCTACAAGCTGGGAGACGCCGCTCCGCACTACGCGCTGGAAGGCTCCATCGCCGTCACCGGATCCCTTATCCAGTGGCTCCGGGACAACCTTGGCCTGATCAGCAGCGCCCCTGAAGTGGAGACGCTCGCCGCCGCGGTCCAGGACAACGGCGGCGTGTACATCGTGCCGGCGTTCTCAGGACTGTTCGCACCGTACTGGCGGTCCGACGCCCGCGGCGCAATCGTTGGCCTGACCCGCTTCGTGAACAAAAACCACATCGCCCGGGCGGCGCTGGAAGCCACCGCGTTCCAGACCCGCGAAGTGCTCGACGCCGTCAACGCTGACTCCGGTGTTCCGCTGACAGAACTGAAGGTCGACGGCGGCATGGTCGCCAATGACGCGCTGATGCAGTTCCAGGCGGACATCCTGGGCGTACCGGTGATCCGGCCGAAGGTTGTGGAGACCACCGCCCTCGGTGCTGCCTACGCCGCCGGCCTGGCTGTCGGCTTCTGGAAGGACCTGGGGGAGTGCTCGGCCAACTGGTCCGAGGACAAGCGCTGGGAGCCGCAGATGGAGGCGCCCGAGCGGGACCGCCAGATGCGGCTTTGGAAGAAGGCCGTTACGAAGTCCATGGACTGGGTCGACGAGGACGTGAAGTAG
- a CDS encoding MIP/aquaporin family protein: MSLGIVFLSEVFGTGMLTLLGCGVVANVALKGTKGNNGGFLMVTWGWGIAVFSGVYVAARSGAHLNPAVTLGLLVNGKAEYAPGVKVDLASTFTYFGGELLGAFLGAVVMWLAHKQHFDAEPLPASKLAVFSTGPAIRSAPWNLITEIIGTFVLVFVILTLGGTPSGLGPLAVALLVVGIGVSLGGPTGYAINPARDLGPRIAHALLPIHGKGSSDWSYSWIPVVGPLIGGTLAGVAAAVVPIIVTAAS; encoded by the coding sequence ATGTCTCTTGGAATTGTTTTTCTTTCCGAAGTATTCGGAACCGGGATGCTGACCTTGTTGGGTTGCGGCGTGGTGGCGAACGTCGCGCTCAAGGGCACCAAGGGAAATAACGGCGGATTCCTGATGGTCACCTGGGGGTGGGGCATCGCAGTCTTCTCCGGTGTTTACGTCGCCGCAAGGTCCGGCGCCCACCTGAATCCCGCCGTCACCCTTGGCCTGCTGGTCAACGGCAAAGCGGAGTATGCTCCCGGCGTCAAGGTCGATCTCGCGTCAACGTTCACGTACTTCGGTGGCGAGCTCCTGGGTGCGTTCCTGGGCGCGGTGGTCATGTGGCTGGCCCACAAGCAACACTTCGACGCTGAGCCGTTGCCCGCCAGCAAGCTGGCCGTGTTCTCCACCGGCCCTGCCATCCGCTCCGCGCCGTGGAACCTGATCACCGAGATTATCGGCACGTTCGTGCTGGTCTTCGTCATCCTGACGCTTGGCGGCACACCCTCCGGCCTCGGCCCGCTGGCTGTGGCCCTGCTGGTTGTCGGCATTGGCGTATCGCTCGGCGGACCCACCGGCTACGCCATCAACCCGGCCCGTGACCTCGGCCCCCGCATCGCCCACGCGTTGCTCCCCATCCACGGCAAGGGCTCCAGCGACTGGAGCTACTCCTGGATTCCGGTTGTGGGCCCGCTCATCGGCGGAACCCTGGCCGGCGTGGCAGCAGCCGTGGTCCCGATCATCGTCACAGCCGCCTCCTGA
- a CDS encoding sugar-binding transcriptional regulator: MPRSRHSEALRAAQLYYLQDLTMDAIARELRTSRSTVSRLLSAARETGLVQIQIRNPLDTGPELEHMIRAQYRVDVHVVPVVDTLNEAETLDRVAMQAARTIGPLVDSNAIIGVAWGSTLSAVSRHLTRKITHDSVIVQLNGAGNMQTTGITYASDIMRRFGSAYGARVEQFPVPAFFDHAATKTAMWNERSVQRILELQSRLSIAIFGVGSVDADYPSHVYAGGYLDENDLNILASSDVVGDVATVFFRGDGSSDGITLNERSTGPALAQLRQVRRRICVVSGASKIKGLRGALAAGLATDLILDEAMARRLVSSDGMS, translated from the coding sequence ATGCCTCGCTCACGCCACTCAGAAGCCCTCAGGGCTGCACAACTGTATTACCTCCAGGACCTCACAATGGACGCAATAGCCAGGGAGCTCAGGACCTCCAGATCCACGGTTTCCCGGCTACTTTCGGCGGCCCGTGAGACGGGGCTGGTGCAGATCCAGATCCGCAATCCACTGGACACAGGGCCCGAACTCGAGCACATGATCCGAGCCCAATATCGCGTGGATGTCCACGTGGTTCCGGTGGTCGACACGCTCAATGAGGCCGAAACCCTTGACAGGGTGGCCATGCAGGCTGCGCGGACAATCGGCCCGCTCGTCGACTCGAATGCCATCATTGGAGTGGCCTGGGGATCCACCCTGAGCGCCGTCAGCAGGCACCTCACGCGCAAGATCACCCATGACAGTGTGATCGTCCAGCTCAACGGCGCGGGCAACATGCAGACCACGGGCATTACCTATGCGAGCGACATCATGCGGAGGTTCGGAAGCGCCTACGGCGCCCGCGTTGAGCAGTTCCCGGTTCCGGCGTTCTTTGATCACGCGGCCACCAAGACCGCCATGTGGAATGAACGCAGCGTCCAACGCATCCTGGAACTCCAGTCACGCTTGAGCATCGCCATTTTTGGCGTGGGCTCCGTGGACGCCGACTATCCGAGCCACGTCTATGCCGGCGGCTACCTCGACGAAAACGACCTGAACATTTTGGCCTCCTCGGACGTGGTGGGTGACGTTGCCACCGTATTCTTCCGCGGTGACGGGTCCTCAGACGGCATCACGCTCAACGAAAGGTCCACCGGTCCCGCACTGGCACAGTTGCGGCAGGTCCGCCGCCGCATCTGCGTCGTCTCGGGGGCCTCAAAGATCAAAGGACTGCGCGGCGCGCTCGCCGCCGGGCTGGCCACGGACCTGATCCTCGATGAAGCCATGGCGCGGCGGCTGGTCAGCTCCGACGGGATGTCCTGA
- a CDS encoding alpha/beta fold hydrolase translates to MEQVATGPAQAPPLFSGQLDERTRSDSVDLHGSNVDYWVYEPVRETPETRTILVIHGFRGDHHGLLRVADQLPEMRLIMPDLPGFGSSGAFTDGEHSVRRYGQFISEFMAALGLGTDTVLLGHSFGSIIASHFAAANPGAVFPLILINPIAAPALEGPKGLMTKLAVLYYEAAARLPRAVGLNLLRSRLIVRVMSVAMAKTRDRKLLRFIHGQHNAYFSAFANRDSLLESFKASVGSNVSEVAPDLALPVLLIAGEQDEIAMLPDQHKLLALLPDGTLRVIPGVGHLIHYETPEPAAGFIRRFLKDHPA, encoded by the coding sequence ATGGAACAAGTGGCCACCGGGCCGGCACAGGCTCCGCCCCTCTTCAGCGGGCAGCTCGACGAAAGGACCAGGTCCGACAGCGTGGACCTGCACGGCAGCAACGTGGACTACTGGGTGTACGAGCCGGTCCGCGAAACCCCTGAAACGCGGACCATCCTGGTGATCCACGGCTTCCGCGGCGACCACCACGGCCTGCTCCGGGTTGCTGACCAGCTCCCCGAAATGCGCCTCATCATGCCTGACCTCCCCGGCTTCGGCAGCTCCGGGGCGTTCACTGACGGTGAGCACAGCGTCCGGCGCTACGGGCAGTTCATCAGCGAGTTCATGGCCGCCCTGGGCCTCGGCACGGACACGGTGCTGCTGGGACACTCCTTCGGGTCCATCATCGCCAGCCATTTCGCGGCAGCCAACCCGGGTGCTGTGTTTCCGCTCATCCTCATCAACCCCATCGCGGCGCCGGCGCTTGAAGGGCCCAAGGGCCTGATGACCAAGCTGGCGGTGCTGTACTACGAGGCGGCCGCCAGGCTGCCCCGCGCCGTCGGACTCAACCTGCTCCGCAGCCGGCTCATCGTCAGGGTCATGAGCGTGGCAATGGCAAAGACCCGGGACCGGAAGCTCCTGCGTTTCATCCACGGGCAGCACAACGCCTACTTCTCAGCTTTCGCCAACCGGGACAGCCTGCTTGAATCCTTCAAGGCGTCTGTAGGCAGCAACGTTTCCGAGGTTGCGCCGGACCTGGCGCTCCCGGTCCTGCTGATTGCCGGGGAGCAGGACGAAATCGCCATGCTGCCCGACCAGCACAAGCTCCTGGCCCTGCTGCCTGACGGCACGCTCCGGGTCATTCCCGGCGTGGGGCACCTGATTCACTACGAGACGCCCGAACCCGCTGCCGGCTTCATCCGACGCTTCCTGAAGGACCATCCTGCGTGA
- a CDS encoding glycosyltransferase family 1 protein, whose amino-acid sequence MKIIIDARFTRLDHHDGISRYGASLIAATAKIADVSMLVSDLRQLALLPDVPYTLINSPLSAAELFVAAKVNKLGADVVVCPMQTMGTFGRKYALVLTLHDLIYYEHPAPPGFLPAPVRLLWRLYHKAFWPQRLLLNRADVVATISHTTEALIAKYSLTKRPVRIVGNAPQHGHTPRDPEAGADRTLLYMGSFMPYKNVETMVRGMAELPDMTLHLLSRITPQRRAELEALAPEGSNIVFHNGVTDGEYEALLARTTALISLSRAEGYGLPLVEAMSHGTPVIASDIPIFREVGHTAVSYVHPDSPAEFADAVRRLEDPELWKAQSRRSVERAAEFSWDHSARQLLQLAEEAARINSR is encoded by the coding sequence GTGAAAATTATCATCGACGCCCGTTTCACCCGGCTGGACCACCACGACGGCATCAGCCGGTACGGCGCGAGCCTGATCGCAGCGACGGCCAAAATCGCGGACGTCTCGATGCTCGTTAGCGACCTCCGGCAGCTGGCCCTGCTCCCGGACGTGCCCTACACGCTGATCAACAGCCCACTGTCCGCCGCCGAGCTTTTTGTGGCCGCCAAGGTCAACAAGCTGGGGGCCGACGTCGTGGTGTGCCCCATGCAGACCATGGGGACGTTCGGCCGGAAGTACGCCCTGGTGCTGACTCTTCACGACCTTATCTACTATGAGCACCCTGCCCCGCCGGGCTTCCTGCCGGCACCGGTCCGGCTGCTGTGGCGCCTCTACCACAAGGCATTCTGGCCGCAGCGGCTGCTCCTGAACAGGGCGGACGTGGTGGCAACCATCAGCCACACCACCGAGGCCCTGATCGCCAAGTACAGCCTCACCAAGCGTCCCGTCCGGATTGTGGGCAACGCACCGCAGCACGGTCACACCCCCCGGGACCCGGAAGCGGGAGCGGACAGGACCCTCCTGTACATGGGCTCGTTCATGCCCTACAAGAACGTGGAAACCATGGTCCGGGGAATGGCGGAACTGCCGGACATGACGCTGCATCTGCTGAGCCGCATCACGCCGCAGCGACGGGCCGAGCTGGAAGCCCTCGCGCCGGAGGGCTCGAACATCGTGTTCCACAACGGTGTGACGGACGGGGAGTATGAGGCACTGCTGGCCCGCACCACCGCCCTGATCAGCCTTTCACGGGCGGAGGGCTACGGCCTGCCGCTGGTGGAGGCCATGTCCCACGGAACCCCCGTCATTGCGAGCGACATCCCCATTTTCCGGGAAGTGGGGCACACCGCCGTCAGCTACGTCCATCCGGACTCCCCGGCAGAGTTTGCCGACGCCGTCCGGCGGCTGGAGGACCCCGAGCTGTGGAAGGCCCAGTCACGCCGATCCGTGGAACGTGCGGCGGAATTCAGCTGGGACCACTCCGCCCGCCAGCTGCTGCAGCTTGCCGAGGAAGCCGCCCGGATCAACAGCCGATAG